A portion of the Tenacibaculum todarodis genome contains these proteins:
- a CDS encoding KTSC domain-containing protein, whose translation MKRIKQYKKLFNVEGAIDLKELKKTYRGLVKQWHPDKFTDEDKKEEADVMSTQIIDGYHFLVSIAPETKEANLDAYKTTITEFQVADWHHKSMLLEVTFTDGNKYEYFGVSKILFGKFINAKSMNNFGKRNIFNKFIYRKSMKASVEV comes from the coding sequence ATGAAACGCATAAAACAATACAAAAAACTTTTTAACGTAGAAGGAGCTATTGATTTGAAAGAATTAAAGAAAACCTACAGAGGTTTAGTGAAGCAATGGCACCCAGACAAGTTTACTGACGAAGATAAAAAGGAAGAAGCAGATGTTATGAGTACTCAAATTATTGATGGTTATCATTTTTTAGTAAGCATTGCTCCTGAAACTAAGGAAGCTAATTTAGACGCTTATAAAACTACAATTACTGAATTTCAAGTAGCTGATTGGCATCATAAAAGTATGTTGTTAGAAGTTACTTTTACTGATGGAAATAAATATGAATACTTTGGTGTTAGTAAAATACTTTTCGGAAAATTCATCAATGCTAAATCTATGAATAACTTTGGTAAAAGAAATATTTTTAACAAATTTATTTATAGAAAATCTATGAAAGCTTCTGTTGAAGTTTAA
- a CDS encoding acetyl-CoA C-acyltransferase produces the protein MKTAYIVQGYRTAVAKSKRGAFRFKRADELAAETIQHLMKNLPEFDKKRIDDVIVGNAMPEGSQGLNMARLISLMGLEIEDVPGVTVNRFCSSGLETIGMAVAKIQSGMAECIIAGGAESMSSVPMTGFKPELNYDTVAAGHADYYWGMGNTAEAVADKFNVSRKDQDEFALNSHLKALKAQAEDRFQDQIVPIEVEETFVNAEGKKVTRKYTVNKDEGPRKGSNIAGLERLRPVFATGGSVTAGNSSQTSDGAAFVMVMSEDMVKELNIKPIARMVSYAAAGVPPRIMGIGPVAAIPKALKQAGLKQEDISLIELNEAFASQSLAVIRELGLDADIINVNGGAIALGHPLGCTGAKLSVQLFDEMRKRNMQGKYGMVTMCVGTGQGAAGIFEFLN, from the coding sequence ATGAAAACAGCATATATAGTACAAGGATATAGAACCGCCGTAGCAAAGTCTAAAAGAGGTGCGTTCAGATTTAAAAGAGCTGATGAATTAGCTGCTGAAACGATTCAGCATTTAATGAAAAACTTACCAGAATTCGATAAAAAACGTATTGACGACGTAATCGTTGGTAATGCAATGCCAGAAGGTTCTCAAGGATTAAATATGGCTCGTCTAATCTCTTTAATGGGATTAGAAATTGAAGATGTTCCTGGTGTAACCGTTAACCGTTTTTGTTCTTCAGGACTAGAAACTATTGGTATGGCAGTTGCAAAAATTCAGTCAGGAATGGCAGAATGTATTATTGCAGGTGGAGCAGAAAGCATGAGTTCTGTACCAATGACAGGTTTTAAACCAGAATTAAACTACGATACAGTTGCTGCAGGTCATGCAGATTATTACTGGGGAATGGGAAATACTGCGGAAGCAGTTGCAGATAAATTTAATGTCTCTCGTAAAGATCAAGATGAATTTGCTTTAAACTCTCATTTAAAAGCTTTAAAAGCACAAGCTGAAGATCGTTTTCAAGATCAAATTGTTCCAATTGAAGTTGAAGAAACATTTGTGAATGCAGAAGGAAAAAAAGTAACAAGAAAGTATACTGTAAACAAAGATGAAGGACCAAGAAAAGGGTCTAACATTGCAGGTTTAGAGCGTTTACGTCCAGTATTTGCTACTGGCGGAAGTGTTACTGCTGGTAATTCATCTCAAACAAGTGATGGTGCAGCATTTGTAATGGTCATGAGTGAAGATATGGTGAAGGAATTAAACATAAAACCAATTGCAAGAATGGTAAGTTATGCTGCTGCTGGTGTTCCTCCAAGAATTATGGGAATTGGACCTGTTGCTGCTATTCCAAAGGCATTAAAACAAGCCGGATTAAAACAAGAAGATATTAGCTTAATTGAATTGAATGAAGCATTTGCTTCTCAATCTTTAGCTGTAATTCGTGAGTTAGGTTTAGACGCAGATATCATTAATGTTAATGGTGGTGCAATTGCATTAGGACATCCATTAGGTTGTACAGGAGCAAAACTATCTGTTCAGTTATTTGATGAAATGCGTAAGCGTAACATGCAAGGAAAATACGGAATGGTAACAATGTGTGTAGGTACAGGTCAAGGTGCTGCAGGAATTTTTGAATTTCTAAACTAA
- a CDS encoding ABC transporter ATP-binding protein: MNNLLEINNVVKRYGDFTALNNVSIHIPKGSVFGLLGPNGAGKTSLIRIINQITMPDSGEVILDGEKLAPNHVEHIGYLPEERGLYKSMKVGEQALYLAQLKGLSKAEAKKRLKYWFDKFDISTWWDKKIEELSKGMAQKVQFIVTVLHEPKLLIFDEPFSGFDPINAQLIAQEILQLRDKGATIIFSTHRMESVEEMCDEIALIDKSNKILDGKLADIKRQFRTNTFQIGLNTDNPAEVQQKLKESFEVFPADFKLLNDGLTMNVKLTEGNSANDLLSFLTSRGQVQHFVELIPSANDIFIQAVNKNS; the protein is encoded by the coding sequence ATGAATAACTTATTAGAAATTAATAATGTAGTAAAACGATATGGAGATTTTACCGCATTAAATAATGTGTCTATTCACATTCCAAAAGGAAGTGTTTTTGGGTTACTTGGACCAAATGGAGCAGGTAAAACATCACTTATTAGAATTATAAACCAAATTACAATGCCAGATAGTGGTGAGGTAATTTTAGATGGAGAAAAGTTAGCTCCCAACCACGTAGAACATATTGGTTATTTACCAGAAGAGCGTGGTTTATATAAATCTATGAAAGTAGGTGAGCAAGCATTATACTTGGCACAATTAAAAGGTTTGAGTAAAGCTGAAGCAAAAAAACGCTTAAAATATTGGTTCGATAAATTTGATATTTCTACTTGGTGGGATAAAAAAATTGAAGAACTTTCTAAAGGAATGGCGCAAAAAGTACAATTTATTGTTACTGTTTTACACGAGCCAAAATTATTGATTTTTGATGAGCCTTTTTCTGGATTCGATCCAATTAATGCACAATTAATTGCGCAAGAAATTTTACAATTAAGAGATAAAGGCGCAACCATTATTTTTTCTACACATAGAATGGAATCTGTTGAAGAAATGTGTGATGAAATTGCATTAATTGATAAATCTAACAAAATTTTAGATGGAAAATTAGCGGATATAAAACGTCAGTTTAGAACAAATACTTTTCAAATTGGTTTAAATACAGACAATCCAGCGGAAGTTCAGCAAAAACTAAAAGAAAGTTTTGAGGTTTTTCCTGCGGATTTTAAATTGCTAAACGATGGTTTAACAATGAATGTTAAATTAACGGAAGGAAATTCTGCTAACGATTTATTATCGTTTTTAACAAGCAGAGGTCAAGTGCAACATTTTGTAGAATTAATACCAAGTGCCAACGATATTTTTATTCAGGCAGTAAATAAAAACAGCTAA
- a CDS encoding 3-hydroxyacyl-CoA dehydrogenase/enoyl-CoA hydratase family protein: MTRRIKKVAIIGSGIMGSGIACHFANIGVEVLLLDIVPRELNDKEKAKGLTLEDKVVRNRLVNDALTASLKSKPSPIYSKKFAERITTGNLEDDIAKVADVDWIMEVVVERLDIKKIVFEKLEKYRTPGTLITSNTSGIPIKFMNEGRSEDFQKHFAVTHFFNPPRYLKLFEVVPGPNCDPAVTDFLMEYGDKFLGKTSVLAKDTPAFIGNRIGIFGIMSLFHVVKDMGLTIEEVDKLTGPVIGRPKSATFRTIDVVGLDTLVHTANGVKDNCPNDEMRDQFVIPDFVNHMMENKMLGSKTKQGFYKMTKDANGKRNILSLDLNTLEYREKKSAKFATLELTKTIDNVTDRFKVLVAGKDKAGEFYRKSFGAMFAYVQNRIPEISDELYRIDDGLRAGFGWEHGPFQIWDAVGIAKGVEIMKAEGHEVASWVTEMLEKGETSFYSVKDGATYYYDIPAKAQVKKPGQDSFIILDNIRKSNEVWKNSGAVIEDLGDGILNLEFQSKMNTIGGDVLAAVNKAIDLAETNYQGLIVGNQAANFSVGANIGMIFMMAAEQEYAELNQAIKYFQDTMMRMRYSSIPTISAPHGMALGGGCEISLHADKVVAAAETYMGLVEFGVGVIPGGGGSKEMALRASDTFRKGDVQLNVLQENFLTIGTAKVATSAYEAFDLGLLQKGKDVVVVNKDRQIAVAKKHAVLMAEAGYTQPATRNDVLVLGKQALGAFMVATDSMQASRFISEHDQKIANKLAYVMAGGDLSEPTKVSEQYLLDLEREAFLSLCTERKTLERIQHMLKTGKPLRN, from the coding sequence ATGACTAGAAGAATAAAAAAAGTAGCAATTATAGGTTCCGGAATTATGGGATCTGGTATTGCTTGTCACTTTGCAAACATTGGCGTAGAAGTACTTTTATTGGACATTGTTCCAAGAGAATTAAACGACAAAGAAAAAGCAAAAGGATTAACATTAGAAGACAAAGTTGTTCGTAATCGCTTAGTAAACGATGCTTTAACAGCTTCATTAAAATCGAAACCTTCTCCTATTTATAGTAAGAAGTTTGCTGAAAGAATTACAACTGGTAATTTAGAAGATGATATTGCTAAAGTAGCAGATGTAGATTGGATAATGGAAGTTGTTGTAGAGCGATTAGATATTAAGAAAATCGTTTTTGAAAAATTAGAGAAGTACAGAACTCCTGGAACTTTAATTACTTCTAATACTTCTGGTATTCCAATTAAATTTATGAATGAAGGAAGAAGTGAAGATTTCCAAAAGCATTTTGCGGTAACTCACTTTTTTAATCCACCAAGATATTTAAAACTTTTTGAAGTTGTTCCAGGCCCAAATTGTGATCCTGCTGTTACAGATTTCTTAATGGAATATGGTGATAAGTTTTTAGGTAAAACTTCAGTTTTAGCTAAAGATACGCCTGCTTTTATTGGAAACAGAATTGGAATCTTCGGAATTATGAGTTTATTCCACGTTGTAAAAGACATGGGCTTAACTATTGAAGAAGTAGATAAATTAACAGGACCAGTTATTGGCCGCCCAAAATCGGCAACTTTCAGAACAATTGATGTTGTTGGTTTAGACACATTGGTTCATACGGCAAATGGAGTAAAAGACAATTGTCCTAATGACGAAATGAGAGATCAGTTTGTAATTCCTGATTTTGTGAACCATATGATGGAAAACAAAATGTTAGGAAGTAAAACCAAACAAGGTTTTTACAAAATGACAAAAGATGCTAATGGTAAAAGAAACATCTTATCATTAGATTTAAATACATTAGAATATAGAGAAAAGAAATCTGCAAAATTCGCAACGTTAGAGTTAACGAAAACGATTGATAATGTTACAGACAGATTTAAAGTATTAGTTGCTGGTAAAGATAAAGCTGGTGAGTTTTACAGAAAATCTTTCGGAGCAATGTTTGCGTATGTTCAAAATAGAATTCCAGAAATTTCTGACGAATTATATAGAATTGATGACGGTTTAAGAGCTGGATTTGGTTGGGAACATGGACCTTTTCAAATTTGGGACGCAGTTGGTATTGCCAAAGGTGTTGAGATTATGAAAGCAGAAGGACATGAAGTTGCTTCTTGGGTTACTGAAATGTTAGAAAAAGGAGAAACTTCTTTTTATTCAGTAAAAGACGGAGCAACATATTATTATGATATTCCTGCAAAAGCACAAGTTAAAAAACCAGGTCAAGATTCATTTATCATCTTAGACAACATCAGAAAATCAAACGAAGTTTGGAAAAACTCTGGTGCAGTAATTGAAGATTTAGGAGACGGAATTTTAAATTTAGAATTCCAATCTAAAATGAACACAATTGGTGGTGATGTTTTAGCAGCAGTTAATAAAGCAATTGATTTAGCTGAAACAAATTATCAAGGTTTAATTGTAGGAAATCAAGCAGCAAATTTTTCAGTTGGAGCAAATATCGGAATGATATTTATGATGGCTGCAGAACAAGAATATGCAGAATTAAATCAGGCAATTAAATACTTCCAAGATACAATGATGCGTATGCGTTATTCTTCAATTCCAACTATTTCTGCTCCTCACGGAATGGCTTTAGGTGGTGGTTGTGAAATTTCATTACACGCAGATAAAGTAGTTGCAGCAGCAGAAACGTATATGGGATTAGTAGAATTTGGAGTAGGTGTTATTCCAGGTGGTGGTGGTTCTAAAGAAATGGCATTACGTGCTTCAGATACGTTCCGTAAAGGAGATGTTCAGTTAAACGTTTTACAAGAAAATTTCTTAACAATTGGTACGGCAAAAGTAGCAACTTCAGCTTATGAAGCATTCGATTTAGGATTACTTCAAAAAGGAAAAGATGTTGTTGTAGTAAATAAAGACCGTCAAATTGCAGTTGCAAAGAAACATGCAGTCTTAATGGCAGAAGCAGGTTATACACAACCAGCTACTCGAAATGATGTATTAGTTCTTGGTAAACAAGCTTTAGGTGCCTTTATGGTAGCTACAGACTCTATGCAAGCAAGTAGATTTATTTCAGAACACGATCAAAAAATAGCAAACAAATTAGCCTATGTAATGGCTGGTGGAGATTTATCAGAACCAACAAAGGTTTCTGAACAGTATTTATTAGACTTAGAACGCGAAGCTTTCTTAAGTTTATGTACAGAGCGCAAAACATTAGAGCGTATTCAACACATGTTAAAAACTGGTAAACCATTAAGAAACTAA
- a CDS encoding glutathione peroxidase — translation MKENISIYDIKIKSLQGKLVDFSVFKGKNILFVNVASKCGFTPQYKALQELNDTYSDLVVVGVPCNQFGQQEKGTSEEIEEFCEVNYGVTFLITEKIDVKGDNQHPLYSWLTSKELNGKKNSTVKWNFQKYLVNKNGELVDYWYSLTKPDSKKIVKHFL, via the coding sequence ATGAAAGAAAATATATCTATTTACGATATAAAAATTAAAAGTCTGCAAGGTAAACTTGTAGACTTTTCTGTTTTTAAAGGAAAAAACATACTTTTTGTAAATGTTGCTTCTAAATGCGGATTTACACCACAGTACAAGGCACTACAAGAATTAAATGATACTTACAGTGATTTAGTGGTTGTTGGCGTTCCGTGCAATCAGTTTGGACAACAAGAAAAAGGTACCTCAGAAGAAATAGAAGAATTTTGCGAAGTAAATTACGGTGTTACTTTTTTAATTACTGAAAAGATTGATGTAAAAGGAGACAATCAACATCCTTTATATTCTTGGTTAACCTCTAAAGAATTAAATGGTAAAAAGAATTCTACCGTAAAATGGAATTTTCAGAAATACCTTGTAAACAAAAACGGTGAGTTAGTTGATTATTGGTATTCTTTAACTAAACCTGATAGCAAAAAAATTGTTAAACATTTTCTTTAA
- a CDS encoding ABC transporter permease, whose amino-acid sequence MNKLKLIIGREFNAKVKNKSFIMMTFLSPLIMIGMMVLVVFLMKKNDQKIKEIVYVDNSGIFSKENFEDTETIKYQDYTKVGIEATKKKVEEGNHYGVLFIPKLDSLEVLAKSVEFYSKDTPGLNTIENIERNVNTHLRNLKMTKLGINLEKIAASRITSNIKMYNFSGEKSSKMINGMKVGVGSLAGYMLMMFVIIYGTSVMRSVIEEKTSRIIEVIVSSVKPFQLMMGKIIGNASAGLLQFFIWGILLMIGSIAVSMFLGIDASKVFSQDVDIEQAAKMKELLGNKADVFLEIRKLPWMTLFFLFVFYFLGGYMLYSSLFAAIGAAVDNETDTQQFMMPIMAPLMLAVYVGAFTVINDPHGPIAVLFSHIPLTSPIVMLMRVPFGVPWWEIVISMAILIVTFLAVVWLAAKIYRVGILMYGKKPTYKDLWKWIRYNG is encoded by the coding sequence ATGAATAAGTTAAAATTAATTATAGGGCGCGAGTTTAATGCGAAAGTAAAAAATAAATCGTTTATAATGATGACTTTTTTAAGTCCATTAATAATGATTGGTATGATGGTTTTGGTTGTTTTCTTAATGAAAAAGAACGACCAAAAAATTAAAGAAATTGTTTATGTAGACAATTCAGGAATCTTTTCAAAAGAGAATTTTGAAGATACAGAAACTATAAAATATCAAGATTATACCAAAGTTGGAATTGAAGCAACTAAAAAGAAAGTAGAAGAAGGTAATCATTATGGTGTTTTATTTATTCCGAAGTTAGATAGCTTAGAAGTATTAGCAAAGTCGGTTGAGTTTTATTCAAAAGATACTCCAGGTTTAAACACAATAGAAAATATTGAACGTAATGTAAATACACATTTAAGAAACCTAAAAATGACTAAATTAGGTATCAATTTAGAAAAAATAGCTGCTTCAAGAATTACTTCAAACATAAAAATGTATAATTTTTCTGGAGAAAAATCTTCTAAAATGATCAACGGAATGAAAGTAGGTGTTGGTTCTTTAGCGGGTTATATGTTAATGATGTTTGTAATTATTTACGGAACATCAGTAATGAGAAGTGTAATTGAGGAAAAAACAAGTAGAATTATAGAAGTTATAGTTTCATCAGTAAAACCATTTCAATTAATGATGGGTAAAATTATTGGTAACGCTTCTGCTGGTTTGTTACAGTTTTTTATCTGGGGAATTTTATTAATGATTGGTTCTATTGCAGTTTCTATGTTCTTAGGAATTGATGCTTCTAAAGTGTTTTCTCAAGATGTAGATATTGAGCAAGCGGCAAAAATGAAAGAGTTATTAGGAAATAAAGCAGATGTGTTTTTAGAAATCAGGAAATTACCTTGGATGACATTATTCTTCTTGTTTGTATTTTATTTCTTAGGAGGTTATATGTTGTACAGTTCTTTATTTGCAGCCATTGGAGCCGCTGTTGATAATGAAACAGATACACAACAATTTATGATGCCAATTATGGCGCCATTAATGTTAGCAGTTTATGTAGGTGCTTTTACTGTAATAAATGATCCTCATGGACCAATTGCTGTATTGTTTTCCCACATACCATTAACAAGTCCAATTGTAATGTTAATGCGTGTTCCTTTTGGAGTGCCTTGGTGGGAAATAGTAATTTCTATGGCAATTTTAATTGTAACATTTTTAGCAGTAGTTTGGTTGGCAGCAAAAATTTATAGAGTAGGTATTTTGATGTATGGTAAAAAGCCAACATATAAAGACTTATGGAAATGGATTCGTTATAACGGATAA
- a CDS encoding acyl-CoA dehydrogenase family protein gives MSTETTNKDILRGGQFLVKETACEDVFTPEDFSEEQLMMKEAVTEFTEREIVAHRERFEAKDYKLTEEVMKKAGELGFLGVAVPEEYGGLGMGFVSTMLTCEYISSGNGSLSTAFGAHTGIGTMPITLYGTEEQKKKYVTKLATGEWMGAYCLTEPGAGSDANSGKTTATLSEDGKSYKINGQKMWISNAGFCNLMIVFARIEDDKNITGFIVEYDPANPNGITLGEEEHKLGIRASSTRQVFYSDTVVPAENMLSVRGGGFKIAVNALNVGRIKLAAACLDSQRRVTTTALQYATERKQFKTPIANFGAIKAKLAEMATNTYAGESASYRAAKNIEDRIAMRLEAGNSHSEAELKGVEEYAIECSILKVTVSEDVQACADEGIQIFGGMGFSEETPMEAAWRDARIARIYEGTNEINRMLSVGMLVKKAMKGHVDLLGPATAVGNELMGIPSFDTPDYSALFAEEKEMIAKLKKVFLMVAGSAIQKFGPDLDKHQQLLMAAANILNEVYMAESTILRAEKNAKRFGEDAQAGQIAMAKLYLYNAVDIITKNGKEGIVSFAEGDEQRMLLMGLKRFTKYANHPNVVALRNSIAEKLTAENKYCF, from the coding sequence ATGAGTACTGAAACTACAAACAAAGACATTTTACGTGGTGGGCAATTCTTAGTAAAAGAAACTGCTTGTGAAGACGTGTTTACTCCTGAAGATTTTTCAGAAGAACAACTAATGATGAAAGAAGCTGTAACAGAATTCACAGAACGTGAAATAGTTGCACACAGAGAGCGTTTTGAAGCTAAAGATTACAAACTTACTGAAGAAGTAATGAAAAAAGCTGGAGAACTTGGCTTTTTAGGTGTTGCTGTTCCTGAAGAATATGGTGGATTAGGAATGGGCTTTGTTTCTACAATGCTTACTTGTGAGTATATTTCAAGCGGAAATGGTTCTCTAAGTACTGCTTTTGGTGCGCATACAGGAATTGGTACAATGCCAATTACTTTATACGGAACTGAAGAGCAAAAGAAAAAATACGTTACTAAACTTGCTACTGGTGAGTGGATGGGCGCTTATTGTTTAACAGAACCAGGTGCAGGATCTGATGCAAATTCAGGAAAAACCACGGCAACTTTATCTGAAGATGGTAAATCCTATAAAATCAACGGACAAAAAATGTGGATTTCAAATGCAGGTTTCTGTAATTTGATGATCGTTTTTGCTCGTATTGAAGACGATAAAAACATTACTGGTTTTATTGTAGAATATGACCCAGCTAATCCAAACGGAATTACTTTAGGTGAAGAAGAACATAAATTAGGTATTAGAGCAAGTTCTACACGTCAAGTATTTTATAGTGATACTGTTGTTCCTGCAGAAAATATGTTATCTGTAAGAGGTGGTGGATTTAAAATTGCCGTAAACGCATTAAACGTTGGTCGTATTAAATTGGCCGCAGCTTGTTTAGATTCTCAAAGAAGAGTTACAACTACTGCTTTACAATACGCAACAGAAAGAAAACAATTTAAAACTCCTATTGCAAACTTTGGAGCTATTAAAGCAAAATTAGCTGAAATGGCCACAAATACCTATGCAGGTGAGTCTGCTAGTTATAGAGCTGCTAAAAATATTGAAGATAGAATTGCAATGCGTTTAGAAGCAGGAAATTCTCATTCTGAAGCAGAATTAAAAGGTGTAGAAGAATATGCAATTGAATGTTCTATCTTAAAAGTAACTGTTTCTGAAGATGTACAAGCTTGTGCAGATGAAGGAATTCAGATTTTTGGAGGAATGGGATTCTCTGAAGAAACGCCTATGGAAGCTGCTTGGAGAGATGCAAGAATTGCTCGTATTTACGAAGGAACTAACGAAATTAACAGAATGTTATCTGTTGGTATGTTAGTGAAAAAAGCAATGAAAGGGCACGTAGATTTATTAGGACCAGCAACTGCTGTTGGAAATGAATTAATGGGAATTCCTTCTTTTGATACGCCAGATTACTCAGCTTTATTTGCTGAAGAAAAAGAGATGATTGCTAAATTAAAGAAAGTCTTTTTAATGGTTGCAGGTTCTGCAATTCAGAAATTTGGACCAGATTTAGACAAGCACCAACAATTATTAATGGCGGCTGCTAACATTTTAAATGAAGTATACATGGCAGAATCAACCATCTTACGTGCTGAGAAAAACGCAAAACGTTTTGGAGAAGATGCACAAGCAGGACAAATTGCAATGGCAAAATTATACTTATACAACGCTGTAGATATTATTACTAAAAACGGAAAAGAAGGTATTGTTTCTTTTGCTGAAGGTGATGAGCAACGTATGTTATTAATGGGGTTAAAGCGTTTTACTAAATACGCAAACCATCCTAATGTAGTTGCATTACGTAATTCTATTGCAGAAAAATTAACAGCAGAAAACAAGTACTGCTTCTAA
- a CDS encoding MarR family winged helix-turn-helix transcriptional regulator, whose translation MSKDTTIDHQLRATWQAVAKMYNEQAANHNSTMATAFVLLNIDSENGTPSTSLGPLMGMEPTSLSRILKAMEDKGAISREKNPDDGRSVIIKLTDYGKEMREVSKGHVFQFNNKIRENVTEEEIACFFKVTSTINKLIADKLIYNEVNKKAV comes from the coding sequence ATGAGTAAAGACACAACAATAGATCATCAATTAAGAGCTACTTGGCAAGCAGTTGCAAAAATGTATAATGAGCAGGCTGCTAATCATAATAGTACAATGGCAACCGCTTTTGTATTGCTTAATATTGATAGTGAAAATGGAACACCTTCTACTTCATTAGGACCTTTAATGGGAATGGAACCAACTAGTCTTTCGCGTATTTTAAAAGCAATGGAAGACAAAGGTGCTATTTCTAGAGAAAAAAATCCTGACGATGGAAGAAGCGTAATTATTAAACTAACCGATTATGGTAAAGAAATGCGTGAAGTTTCTAAAGGACACGTTTTTCAGTTTAATAATAAGATAAGAGAAAATGTTACCGAAGAAGAAATAGCATGTTTCTTTAAAGTAACAAGTACAATTAACAAACTAATTGCAGACAAGTTAATTTATAATGAAGTTAACAAGAAAGCAGTATAA
- the trxB gene encoding thioredoxin-disulfide reductase — translation MSDTIERIKCLIIGSGPAGYTAAIYAARADMKPVMYTGMQMGGQLTTTTEVDNYPGYPNGTDGTAMMNDLQKQAERFGTEVRFGLVTKVELSDKVGGIHKVIVDESKELEAETVIISTGATAKYLGLESEQRLIGGGVSACATCDGFFYKGQDVIVVGAGDTAAEEATYLANICNKVTMLVRKDHMRASKAMQHRVNKTGNIEVLYNTELDEVLGESVVEGARLVNNQTKEKHDIAITGAFIAIGHKPNSDLFKGVLDMDEVGYLITKGKSTKTNLPGVFAAGDIQDKEYRQAVTAAGTGCMAALDAERYLGALE, via the coding sequence ATGTCAGATACAATAGAAAGAATAAAATGCTTAATTATAGGTTCTGGACCTGCAGGTTATACTGCAGCAATTTATGCTGCAAGAGCAGATATGAAGCCTGTTATGTATACAGGAATGCAAATGGGAGGTCAATTAACAACAACTACAGAAGTTGATAATTATCCAGGATATCCAAACGGTACAGATGGAACTGCGATGATGAATGATTTACAGAAACAAGCAGAACGTTTTGGTACCGAAGTTCGTTTTGGATTGGTTACTAAAGTTGAGTTAAGCGACAAAGTTGGCGGAATTCATAAAGTAATTGTTGATGAGTCTAAAGAATTAGAAGCAGAAACAGTGATAATTTCAACAGGTGCAACCGCAAAATATTTAGGTTTAGAAAGTGAACAACGTTTAATTGGAGGTGGAGTTTCTGCTTGTGCAACTTGCGATGGATTTTTCTATAAAGGACAAGATGTAATTGTTGTTGGAGCAGGAGATACCGCAGCAGAAGAAGCTACTTATTTAGCTAATATCTGTAATAAAGTTACTATGTTGGTACGTAAAGATCACATGCGTGCTTCAAAAGCAATGCAACATCGCGTTAATAAAACGGGAAATATTGAAGTTTTATACAATACGGAATTAGATGAGGTTTTAGGTGAATCTGTTGTAGAAGGTGCTCGCCTTGTAAATAATCAAACAAAAGAGAAACACGATATTGCTATTACAGGTGCTTTTATTGCCATTGGTCATAAACCAAATTCAGATTTATTTAAAGGTGTTTTAGATATGGATGAAGTAGGTTATTTAATCACCAAAGGGAAATCTACCAAAACAAATTTACCAGGAGTTTTTGCCGCCGGTGATATTCAAGATAAAGAATACAGGCAAGCGGTTACAGCAGCGGGAACAGGTTGTATGGCAGCTTTAGATGCAGAGCGTTATTTAGGAGCTTTAGAGTAA